A single region of the Aerosakkonema funiforme FACHB-1375 genome encodes:
- the ureC gene encoding urease subunit alpha: protein MANRMNRQAYAAMFGPTVGDRIRLADTELFIEVEEDRTTYNGTLYGEEVKFGGGKVIRDGMGQSPITNAAGAVDTVITNALILDWWGIVKADIGIKDGKIYKIGKAGNPYTQDNIDIIIGPGTEVIAGEGKILTAGGIDSHIHFICPQQIETALASGITTMIGGGTGPATGTNATTCTPGPWHIYRMLQAADAFPINLGFLGKGNASKQEGLIEQIEAGAMGLKLHEDWGTTPAAIDTCLSVADLYDVQVAIHTDTLNEAGFVENTIAAFKDRVIHTFHTEGAGGGHAPDIVKVCSYSNVLPSSTNPTRPYTINTLDEHLDMLMVCHHLDKNIPEDIAFANSRIRPQTIAAEDILHDIGAISMMSSDSQAMGRVGEVIIRSWQTAHKMKVQRGILQSAGEVSQDNDNFRAKRYIAKYTINPAIAHGIANYVGSVEEGKLADLCLWKPAFFGVKPEMVIKGGAIAWAQMGDANASIPTPEPVHMRPMFGSFGGAIGATSITFLSQVALEKDIPKQLGLTSRIRAVANTRNISKADMKHNSATPKIEVDPDKYEVRANGELLTCEPAKVLPMAQRYFLF from the coding sequence ATGGCCAATAGAATGAATCGACAAGCATATGCCGCCATGTTTGGCCCAACCGTGGGCGATCGCATTCGTCTTGCGGACACGGAATTATTCATAGAAGTCGAAGAAGACCGCACTACTTACAATGGCACACTTTACGGTGAAGAAGTTAAATTTGGCGGCGGTAAAGTAATTCGAGATGGCATGGGACAATCCCCAATTACTAATGCTGCTGGCGCGGTAGATACGGTAATTACTAATGCTTTGATTCTCGATTGGTGGGGCATCGTCAAAGCAGATATCGGTATCAAAGATGGTAAGATTTACAAAATTGGAAAAGCAGGCAATCCTTACACTCAAGATAATATAGATATTATCATCGGGCCTGGTACTGAGGTAATAGCTGGAGAAGGCAAAATTCTCACTGCTGGGGGAATTGATTCTCACATTCACTTTATTTGTCCGCAGCAAATTGAAACTGCCCTTGCCTCCGGTATTACTACTATGATTGGCGGCGGAACTGGCCCCGCTACAGGCACTAACGCGACTACTTGTACTCCTGGCCCTTGGCACATTTACCGGATGTTACAAGCAGCTGATGCCTTTCCGATTAATTTAGGTTTTTTGGGAAAAGGTAATGCCAGCAAACAGGAAGGATTAATCGAACAAATCGAAGCTGGTGCAATGGGATTAAAGCTGCATGAAGATTGGGGAACTACACCTGCTGCGATCGATACTTGTCTTTCCGTTGCCGATTTATACGACGTACAAGTAGCAATTCACACCGATACTTTAAACGAAGCTGGATTTGTAGAAAATACGATCGCAGCTTTTAAAGACCGCGTTATTCACACATTCCATACCGAAGGTGCAGGCGGCGGTCACGCACCCGATATCGTCAAAGTTTGCAGTTATTCAAATGTTTTACCTTCTTCTACCAATCCCACCCGTCCCTACACGATCAATACCTTAGACGAACATCTCGATATGTTGATGGTGTGCCATCACCTCGATAAAAATATTCCCGAAGATATCGCTTTTGCTAATTCGAGAATTCGTCCCCAAACTATTGCCGCTGAAGATATTTTACACGATATCGGTGCGATAAGTATGATGTCTTCTGATTCTCAAGCAATGGGAAGAGTAGGCGAAGTAATTATTCGCAGTTGGCAAACCGCCCATAAGATGAAAGTGCAAAGGGGAATCTTACAATCTGCTGGCGAAGTTAGTCAAGATAACGATAATTTTCGCGCCAAAAGATACATCGCTAAATATACCATTAATCCGGCGATCGCACACGGTATTGCTAATTATGTCGGTTCCGTGGAAGAAGGTAAATTGGCAGACTTGTGTTTGTGGAAACCAGCATTTTTCGGTGTGAAACCAGAAATGGTAATTAAAGGAGGTGCGATCGCATGGGCGCAAATGGGCGATGCTAATGCCAGTATTCCCACTCCCGAACCGGTGCATATGCGCCCAATGTTTGGTAGTTTTGGCGGCGCAATCGGGGCAACTTCTATTACTTTTCTTTCCCAAGTTGCCTTAGAAAAAGATATTCCCAAACAACTCGGTTTAACATCTCGCATCAGGGCAGTTGCCAATACCAGAAATATCAGTAAAGCAGATATGAAACACAACAGCGCCACCCCAAAAATTGAAGTCGATCCTGATAAATACGAAGTTAGGGCAAATGGGGAATTATTAACTTGCGAGCCTGCGAAAGTTTTACCGATGGCGCAGCGTTATTTCTTGTTTTAA
- a CDS encoding pentapeptide repeat-containing protein — MKLKIIVSTALVSTMLGLSTIAKAENPPQVQQLLQTKQGAGLNLTGVNLSGADLGNADLRGANLNGANLTRANLSGANLNGANLSEAKLNGANLNGANLSVANLVNATFNEATLVGANLNVANLKGADLIGADLREADLFRANLSAANLRGANLFKTNLNAANLFGANLYGVRGANLTNAAGVTR; from the coding sequence ATGAAACTGAAAATTATCGTCAGTACAGCGCTCGTCAGCACAATGCTAGGTTTAAGTACGATCGCAAAAGCTGAAAATCCCCCACAGGTTCAACAGTTGCTGCAAACCAAACAAGGCGCGGGACTGAATTTAACAGGCGTGAACCTCAGCGGTGCTGACTTAGGAAATGCGGATCTTCGCGGTGCTAATCTTAACGGTGCCAATCTGACTCGCGCCAACCTCAGCGGTGCTAACCTCAACGGCGCTAACCTCAGCGAAGCCAAACTCAACGGTGCCAACCTGAATGGTGCAAATCTATCAGTAGCTAATTTGGTTAATGCCACCTTTAATGAAGCTACTTTAGTTGGGGCTAATTTAAATGTAGCGAACCTCAAAGGAGCCGATTTGATTGGTGCTGATTTGAGGGAAGCCGATTTGTTCAGAGCAAATTTGAGTGCGGCAAACCTCAGAGGTGCAAACCTATTTAAAACAAATCTCAATGCGGCTAACTTGTTTGGCGCTAACTTGTACGGTGTGAGAGGTGCGAACTTGACGAATGCAGCCGGTGTAACTCGTTAA
- a CDS encoding urease subunit beta, which yields MIPGEIIAKAGEIELNAGRRTIEIEVVNKGDRPIQVGSHFHFYEVNEALEFDREQTKGMRLNIAAGTAVRFEADGTKKTVELVEFAGTREIYGFNAKVNGALR from the coding sequence ATGATACCTGGAGAAATAATTGCTAAAGCAGGTGAAATTGAGTTAAATGCAGGGCGAAGAACGATTGAAATAGAGGTAGTTAATAAAGGCGATCGACCAATTCAAGTGGGTTCTCATTTCCATTTTTATGAAGTTAACGAGGCGCTAGAATTCGATCGGGAACAAACCAAAGGAATGCGCTTAAATATTGCTGCGGGAACAGCGGTAAGATTTGAAGCTGACGGGACAAAGAAAACAGTTGAATTAGTTGAATTTGCTGGTACGCGGGAGATTTATGGTTTTAATGCGAAAGTGAATGGAGCCTTGAGGTAA
- a CDS encoding urease accessory protein UreE, whose product MTELAEIYLGNLAENATLSERIEKARQSEGFLEVDITEVDSRKGRIYARSNSGIDVGIVKSRDWLLREGDVLETAQGKLVLIHLRSQKVLVITFSEKISNFPIKLIHLGHVLGNHHWPIIVQDNKIYVELITDAEVVESTIRDFHIPGLQLEYELRSPHEHLSFSQHSEHHHHS is encoded by the coding sequence ATGACAGAACTGGCAGAAATTTATTTAGGTAATTTGGCAGAGAATGCGACGCTATCCGAACGGATAGAAAAAGCGCGTCAGTCAGAAGGTTTTTTGGAAGTGGATATTACGGAAGTTGATAGTCGCAAAGGTCGAATTTATGCTCGTTCTAATTCTGGTATAGATGTGGGAATTGTCAAAAGTCGAGATTGGTTATTGCGGGAAGGAGATGTGTTAGAAACCGCACAGGGAAAGTTGGTGCTGATTCATCTGCGATCGCAAAAAGTCTTGGTAATTACTTTCTCGGAAAAAATATCGAATTTTCCCATAAAATTAATCCATCTAGGTCATGTTTTGGGCAATCATCATTGGCCGATAATTGTGCAGGATAATAAAATTTACGTAGAATTAATAACAGACGCCGAAGTAGTAGAATCAACTATTCGCGATTTTCATATTCCCGGTTTGCAGCTAGAATATGAATTGCGATCGCCTCACGAACACCTCTCATTTTCCCAACATTCCGAACACCATCACCACTCATGA
- a CDS encoding DUF3536 domain-containing protein translates to MTAFADISVSVEDVKSTSIAPITPQEEQQSDRLQSTGVFVTVHGHFYQPPRENPYLDAIERQPSAAPFHDWNERIHHECYRPNAFARILNDRGELVGIVNNYEYMSFNIGPTLMSWLERYDVEVYQRILEADRKSGERLNGHGNAIAQVYNHIIMPLANKRDKHTQIRWGKEDFRSRFGRDPEGMWLAETAVDCETIEALIDEEIRFIVLAPSQAQRCRPITAPRRTDEMSASTEISLVSTDLLSTTISSLPAPQQHQKESDWIEVAGSQIDPTRPYRCFLPGTDRYIDIFFYDGPISRDMGFGEVLNSSHNFSGRLGMAIHGDKRPAQLISVATDGETFGHHKHGKEKCLAYAFTEEFPRRGWTVTNYAHYLSLNPPSWEVELKPVTAWSCSHGVNRWQDDCGCGAGGGWHLKWRRPLREALDWLRDRLIEVYEESGPKFFADPWLARDEYIQVIRDRTPANVEQFLARHRSQQLNPAEQVDALRLLEMQRHALLMYTSCGWFFEELSRPEGVQILRYAARALELAGEVGGVQLEKEFLQRLALAPSNIDRFQNGAEIYRQLVVSAQVSFKQVAAHYAITSLFTNYSHETRVYCYSAHRLDYQMQSMGPLTLAVGQVRMVSEITWESVHLVFAVLHLGGWDFHCCIQPFTSRRAYTQLKEQLFEALQQASAAQTILAMSQVFGDQSFSLQNLFAEERHRIMELLSKETLTRLDQLYTQVYRDNFGVLMAFHRDELPVPQELQVAADIALSNRARIALRELEHELSDLSTGEAHLGLGELAELEAIATEAKNMRCKLNIREGKQTLERLILKALWHLLHDSNPATLETDVERIERTIDVGNNLNLGLSMERAQEVFCYCLHKYIVPQCLVVDVNWKPENEGVCRWELSQLRPLLRLAKKLAVDVDIWLKQVS, encoded by the coding sequence ATGACTGCATTTGCTGATATATCGGTTTCCGTTGAGGACGTAAAATCCACAAGCATTGCGCCGATTACGCCTCAAGAGGAGCAACAGAGCGATCGCCTTCAGAGTACGGGCGTTTTCGTCACCGTCCACGGGCATTTCTACCAGCCTCCCCGTGAGAACCCTTACCTGGATGCGATCGAACGTCAGCCTAGCGCCGCTCCTTTCCACGATTGGAACGAGCGCATTCACCACGAGTGCTATCGCCCAAATGCGTTTGCGCGGATATTGAACGATCGCGGCGAACTGGTGGGGATCGTCAATAACTACGAGTACATGAGCTTTAACATTGGGCCGACGCTGATGTCGTGGCTGGAACGCTACGATGTGGAGGTTTATCAGCGGATTTTGGAAGCCGATCGCAAGAGTGGCGAACGCCTCAACGGACACGGGAATGCGATCGCCCAAGTTTATAACCACATCATCATGCCACTCGCCAACAAGCGAGACAAACACACCCAAATTCGCTGGGGCAAAGAAGATTTCCGCTCTCGCTTCGGTCGCGATCCCGAAGGAATGTGGCTGGCAGAAACAGCCGTGGACTGCGAAACTATAGAAGCGCTGATTGATGAGGAAATTCGCTTCATTGTACTGGCACCCTCGCAAGCGCAACGCTGTCGCCCCATCACCGCTCCCCGTCGGACAGATGAAATGTCTGCCAGTACTGAGATCTCTCTTGTCAGCACAGACCTCCTATCTACCACCATCAGTAGCTTGCCAGCGCCACAACAACATCAAAAAGAAAGTGATTGGATCGAAGTGGCAGGCTCGCAAATCGATCCCACCCGCCCCTATCGCTGTTTCCTACCGGGTACTGATAGATACATCGATATCTTTTTCTACGATGGCCCCATCTCGCGGGATATGGGATTTGGCGAAGTTCTCAACAGTTCCCATAACTTCTCAGGGCGATTGGGGATGGCGATACATGGCGATAAGCGTCCCGCTCAATTAATTTCCGTCGCCACGGATGGAGAAACTTTCGGACATCACAAGCACGGTAAAGAAAAGTGTCTCGCCTACGCTTTCACAGAAGAATTTCCCCGGCGCGGTTGGACGGTGACTAATTATGCCCATTACCTCAGCCTGAATCCGCCGAGTTGGGAAGTAGAATTGAAACCAGTCACAGCTTGGAGTTGTTCCCACGGGGTCAATCGCTGGCAAGATGACTGCGGTTGCGGTGCTGGTGGCGGTTGGCATTTGAAGTGGCGGCGTCCTTTGCGAGAAGCGCTGGATTGGTTGCGCGATCGATTAATTGAGGTTTACGAAGAAAGTGGGCCGAAGTTTTTCGCCGATCCTTGGTTGGCGCGAGATGAGTATATCCAGGTGATACGCGATCGCACTCCTGCTAACGTTGAGCAATTTTTGGCGCGTCATCGATCGCAGCAACTCAACCCCGCAGAACAAGTAGACGCCTTGCGCCTGCTGGAAATGCAGCGCCACGCCTTGCTGATGTACACCAGTTGCGGTTGGTTTTTTGAAGAACTCTCCCGTCCGGAAGGCGTGCAGATTCTCCGCTATGCCGCCCGCGCTTTGGAATTGGCTGGCGAAGTTGGTGGCGTACAGTTAGAAAAAGAGTTTCTCCAACGCCTTGCCCTCGCTCCCAGCAATATAGATCGTTTCCAAAATGGTGCGGAAATTTATCGGCAACTGGTAGTATCTGCCCAAGTTAGCTTTAAGCAAGTGGCAGCGCACTACGCGATTACTTCCCTGTTCACCAATTACTCCCACGAAACTCGCGTTTATTGTTACTCCGCGCATCGGCTAGATTACCAGATGCAAAGCATGGGGCCCCTGACTCTGGCTGTAGGGCAAGTGCGGATGGTGTCGGAAATTACCTGGGAAAGCGTGCATCTGGTCTTTGCCGTTTTGCATTTGGGCGGTTGGGATTTCCACTGCTGCATTCAACCTTTCACCAGTCGTCGCGCTTACACGCAGTTGAAAGAGCAGCTGTTTGAGGCTTTGCAACAAGCTAGTGCGGCACAAACTATTCTGGCGATGAGCCAAGTGTTTGGCGATCAAAGTTTTAGCTTGCAGAACTTGTTTGCTGAGGAACGGCACCGGATCATGGAGCTGTTGAGTAAGGAAACACTGACTCGTCTGGATCAACTTTATACTCAAGTTTATCGGGATAATTTCGGTGTTTTGATGGCGTTCCACCGGGATGAGCTGCCCGTACCGCAAGAGTTGCAAGTTGCCGCCGATATTGCGCTGAGTAATCGGGCGAGGATCGCTTTGCGGGAATTGGAACACGAATTGAGCGATTTGTCAACTGGTGAAGCGCATTTGGGTTTGGGCGAGCTGGCAGAATTGGAAGCGATCGCGACAGAAGCCAAAAATATGCGCTGCAAGCTGAATATCCGCGAAGGTAAGCAAACTTTAGAGCGGTTGATTTTGAAGGCGCTTTGGCATTTGTTGCACGACAGCAACCCAGCTACTTTGGAAACCGATGTGGAACGGATCGAACGGACGATCGATGTAGGCAATAACCTCAATCTCGGCTTATCTATGGAGCGAGCCCAAGAAGTATTTTGCTACTGCTTGCACAAGTATATAGTGCCGCAGTGCTTAGTGGTTGATGTTAATTGGAAGCCAGAAAACGAAGGAGTTTGTCGTTGGGAGTTATCCCAACTTCGTCCTCTGTTGCGGTTGGCTAAAAAATTGGCAGTTGATGTCGATATTTGGTTAAAGCAAGTGTCGTAA
- a CDS encoding urease accessory protein UreF, translating into MNKAASTIAQQLALMQLSDSFFPSGSFTLSHGLESLVQENKLRSPIDLQTFLRLLLRNKVGPTDVVALIHAYRGSAIGDLEAVRQADAQLFAQTLIEKTRETQRKSGRALLAIATSTWQDSQLEILEKDVAKGEINCLHPIIFAVVGRVANLSERNTVLAFLHSFVTGLLGAAIRLSVIGHIQAQKVLLNLATDIEETYQNATSLKLSEMWSCTPAIDLAQMRHQKLTHRLFAS; encoded by the coding sequence ATGAACAAAGCTGCATCTACCATCGCCCAACAACTCGCTTTAATGCAGTTATCCGATTCTTTTTTTCCATCGGGTTCTTTTACATTATCGCACGGATTGGAATCTTTGGTACAAGAAAATAAATTGCGATCGCCAATTGATTTACAAACTTTTCTGCGGTTGCTTTTACGTAACAAAGTAGGGCCAACAGATGTGGTAGCATTAATCCATGCTTATCGGGGAAGTGCGATCGGTGACTTAGAAGCAGTTCGCCAAGCAGATGCCCAATTATTTGCCCAAACTTTAATCGAAAAAACTCGCGAAACTCAGCGCAAAAGCGGACGCGCCTTACTTGCGATCGCTACTTCCACTTGGCAAGATTCCCAATTAGAAATTCTCGAAAAAGATGTAGCAAAAGGAGAAATAAATTGCTTGCATCCAATTATATTTGCTGTAGTGGGAAGGGTAGCCAATTTGAGCGAACGAAATACAGTACTCGCTTTTTTACATAGTTTTGTTACAGGTTTATTAGGGGCAGCAATTCGATTAAGTGTTATCGGACACATACAAGCACAAAAAGTTCTGCTAAATTTAGCAACGGATATCGAAGAAACCTATCAAAATGCTACTTCTTTAAAGCTGAGTGAAATGTGGTCTTGTACGCCTGCGATCGATCTTGCCCAAATGCGACATCAAAAATTAACTCACAGGTTGTTTGCTAGTTAA
- a CDS encoding urease accessory protein UreD translates to MKTLNQTKNLELKLKSDRSDRTSIIHQHTAYPFRLSPTFRLDTADPKSAYIYMMSASPGLLAGDELNISLQLANNTSLYLTDQAATNVHSISIPDTKAITNYEIEIGESAALEFVPEPLILFKDSALQQTTRIKIHPTGNLFLSEIIVPGRLAREEIYDFHYYCNRLEVSSTEGELWFTDAMRLEGKLNPFKNSDIFASAPILGNAIALLPKANLELLREAVEDLEIAKCSDIVVASSILPQSKGLLIRAIAKSTHELKKYQKYTLNCVRRFGDRSPLPHIPK, encoded by the coding sequence TTGAAAACCCTCAACCAAACAAAAAACTTAGAACTAAAACTCAAGTCCGATCGCAGCGATCGGACTTCCATCATCCATCAGCATACAGCATATCCCTTCCGCCTTTCTCCCACATTTCGCCTTGATACTGCCGATCCTAAATCTGCTTATATATATATGATGAGTGCATCTCCAGGGTTACTCGCCGGAGATGAATTAAATATATCGTTGCAATTAGCAAATAATACCAGTCTTTACCTCACAGATCAAGCAGCTACTAATGTTCATTCTATATCTATACCGGACACAAAAGCCATAACTAATTATGAAATTGAAATAGGAGAAAGCGCAGCTTTAGAATTTGTCCCAGAACCGCTGATTTTATTTAAAGATTCTGCATTGCAGCAAACTACTCGCATCAAAATTCATCCAACAGGCAATCTATTTTTAAGCGAAATAATTGTACCGGGAAGATTGGCAAGAGAAGAAATTTACGATTTTCACTATTATTGCAATCGCTTGGAAGTAAGTTCGACTGAAGGAGAATTATGGTTTACCGATGCAATGCGCTTAGAAGGAAAACTCAATCCTTTCAAAAATAGCGATATCTTCGCTAGTGCGCCTATTTTGGGAAATGCGATCGCACTACTACCCAAAGCAAATTTAGAATTATTAAGGGAAGCTGTAGAAGACTTAGAAATTGCCAAATGTTCTGATATAGTTGTAGCTAGTTCTATATTACCGCAAAGTAAAGGTTTGCTGATTAGAGCTATCGCCAAGAGTACCCACGAACTGAAAAAATACCAAAAATATACCTTAAACTGCGTGCGCCGTTTTGGCGATCGATCTCCTTTACCCCACATTCCCAAATGA
- the ureG gene encoding urease accessory protein UreG, with protein MQKSAARLGVGGPVGSGKTALLESIIPMLMEKGIEVAVVANDLLTTEDAERLKRGGFLHPERIVGVETGSCPHTAIREDPSMNLLAIKDLELLYPELDLIFVESGGDNLASSFSYDLVDSYIFVIDVGAGDDIPRKKGPGFVQADLVVINKIDIAPYVGADLELIRKEAPLYRRGKPIAYTNCKTKEGLNEVVNFIMETVLFRSATAKVS; from the coding sequence ATGCAAAAATCAGCAGCTAGATTGGGAGTTGGCGGGCCAGTAGGCAGCGGTAAAACTGCTTTATTAGAAAGTATAATTCCGATGTTGATGGAGAAAGGTATTGAAGTAGCAGTTGTCGCTAATGACTTATTAACTACTGAAGATGCAGAACGGTTGAAACGCGGCGGATTTTTGCACCCAGAACGTATTGTAGGAGTGGAAACGGGTAGCTGTCCTCATACAGCAATTCGGGAAGACCCTAGCATGAATTTGCTGGCAATCAAAGATTTGGAATTGCTTTATCCCGAATTGGATTTAATCTTTGTAGAAAGCGGGGGTGACAATCTTGCTTCCAGTTTCAGTTACGATTTAGTAGATTCCTATATCTTTGTGATTGATGTAGGTGCTGGCGATGATATTCCCCGCAAAAAAGGGCCAGGTTTCGTACAAGCAGACTTGGTAGTGATCAACAAAATTGATATCGCTCCTTATGTCGGCGCAGACTTAGAATTAATCCGCAAAGAAGCTCCTTTATACCGTCGAGGTAAACCGATCGCATACACTAATTGTAAAACAAAAGAGGGATTAAATGAAGTGGTTAATTTTATTATGGAGACTGTTCTATTTCGCAGCGCCACTGCAAAAGTAAGTTAA
- the ureA gene encoding urease subunit gamma translates to MLLSPQEKDKLLIFTAALLAERRKAKGLKLNYPEAVAYISAAILEGAREGKTVSELMSEGKQILKRDEVMDGIAEMIHEVQVEATFPDGTKLVTVHNPIGD, encoded by the coding sequence ATGCTGCTATCACCCCAAGAAAAAGATAAACTGTTGATTTTTACTGCTGCTCTGCTGGCAGAAAGACGTAAGGCAAAAGGGTTAAAATTAAATTATCCGGAAGCTGTGGCGTATATTTCTGCTGCGATCTTAGAAGGTGCAAGGGAAGGAAAAACTGTCAGCGAGTTAATGAGCGAAGGTAAACAAATTTTGAAAAGAGATGAGGTCATGGATGGCATAGCGGAAATGATTCATGAAGTGCAGGTAGAAGCGACTTTTCCAGATGGAACAAAATTAGTAACTGTACACAATCCGATTGGGGATTAG
- a CDS encoding pentapeptide repeat-containing protein: protein MKITILVSLALPIAISFVPAVKAENPADVKRLLETKQCQGCDLSGANLLGADLSKADLRGANLSGARLGGANLFAANLANTNLINANLINANLFNAELVGANLNNADLSNANISSVNLSNANLNNANLSNANLGISNLIGANLNNANLSGANLMDANMNGVSLHQANLVGVNMNVVNSPKSNLTGASRVNWSEVTGERKSEAR, encoded by the coding sequence ATGAAAATCACAATTTTAGTCAGTCTAGCACTACCGATCGCCATAAGTTTCGTCCCGGCGGTTAAAGCCGAAAACCCCGCTGATGTTAAGCGTTTGTTGGAAACTAAGCAATGTCAAGGTTGCGATCTCAGTGGCGCGAACTTGCTGGGTGCAGATCTCAGTAAAGCGGACTTGAGAGGCGCAAACTTAAGCGGCGCTAGGTTGGGAGGAGCGAACTTGTTTGCTGCTAATTTAGCTAATACTAATCTAATAAATGCTAACTTGATTAATGCTAACTTGTTTAATGCAGAACTGGTGGGTGCAAACCTGAATAATGCTGACTTGAGTAATGCTAATATCAGTTCTGTAAACTTGAGCAATGCGAATTTAAATAATGCGAATTTAAGTAATGCAAATTTAGGCATCTCAAACTTGATAGGTGCCAATTTAAATAATGCGAATTTGAGCGGTGCTAATTTGATGGATGCCAATATGAATGGAGTCAGTTTGCATCAAGCTAACCTGGTGGGTGTGAATATGAATGTTGTTAATTCGCCAAAATCTAATTTGACGGGCGCAAGCCGTGTTAACTGGTCTGAGGTAACGGGCGAAAGGAAGTCCGAGGCGCGATAG
- a CDS encoding DUF4230 domain-containing protein has product MTASLIKASNLLNKVLVGIVLLLFILVLWLGYQIYHSRSGSEKIIDPGSLIVRQVRDVSELTTAMFEMDAVVPVSEKGMIAQSKLLYIAHGNVRVGVDLKEFQTDNVQVEGEKITVTLPPLKILDSKLNLEHSSVYSYDRGLLGWGPDVVNLQAQAQREALKKVEDAACQSWLIKTASDRVQKTVENLLNQVLKDRGFKQIIVEAQLPSEGSCSKAQV; this is encoded by the coding sequence ATGACAGCTAGCTTAATTAAAGCCTCGAATTTACTTAATAAAGTGTTAGTCGGGATTGTTCTGCTTTTGTTTATCCTTGTGTTGTGGCTGGGTTACCAAATTTATCACTCAAGAAGCGGGTCAGAAAAGATAATCGATCCAGGTTCGCTGATAGTGCGTCAAGTTAGAGACGTAAGTGAATTGACTACAGCCATGTTTGAAATGGATGCTGTGGTACCTGTAAGTGAAAAAGGGATGATAGCGCAGAGTAAGTTGCTCTATATCGCTCACGGTAATGTCCGAGTTGGAGTTGACTTAAAGGAGTTTCAGACGGATAATGTGCAGGTTGAAGGAGAGAAAATTACTGTAACTTTACCTCCGCTGAAAATTCTTGACAGTAAGCTTAATCTGGAACACTCTAGTGTTTATTCCTATGACCGAGGTCTTTTAGGATGGGGTCCTGACGTTGTTAACTTGCAAGCGCAAGCCCAACGTGAAGCCCTCAAAAAAGTTGAGGATGCTGCTTGTCAAAGTTGGCTGATAAAGACAGCTAGCGATCGCGTTCAAAAGACTGTTGAAAATCTACTTAACCAAGTTCTTAAAGACAGAGGTTTCAAACAGATTATTGTGGAAGCCCAACTTCCCTCCGAAGGTTCATGTTCAAAAGCGCAGGTATAA
- a CDS encoding type II toxin-antitoxin system HicB family antitoxin — MKIFTAIVERDPDTKLYVGYVPGFPGAHSQGETLEELQENLREVIEMLL; from the coding sequence ATCAAAATTTTCACAGCTATCGTCGAGAGAGATCCTGATACAAAGCTCTATGTTGGCTATGTTCCTGGATTTCCCGGAGCGCATTCGCAGGGAGAAACTCTCGAAGAGTTACAAGAGAATCTGCGCGAAGTTATTGAAATGCTTCTCTAG